TGTTATTGCAATGGGAGAAACTACCTATGTACGTGATTTTGTGAAAATGTCTTTCGCAGAAGTCGGTATAGAAATAGAATTTAGAGGAGAGGGAGTAAACGAAAAAGGGTATGTCGCTTCTTGTAATCATCCTTCTTATCAGATTGAAATTGGTAAACAAATTATCGCTGTTGATCCTCAATATTTCCGCCCAACTGAAGTGGATTTACTTATTGGAGATCCAACAAAATCAAAGACTAAATTAGGTTGGGTTCCTCAATATGATTTAGCAGGTTTAGTAAAAGAAATGATGGCATCTGATATCGCATATGTTCAAAGAGAAAAAATGTTAAACGAAGCAAGATCAATTGCTAAATACTAAGTTTAAAAACATCTTAAATAGAAGAAATTCACTATGAGATTAAATGATAAAATATATGTAGCCGGACATCGTGGAATGGTAGGTTCTGCTATCTTAAGAAAATTAAAAGCTCAAGGATTTACAAATTTTATTTTGAAAACTTCATCTGAACTTGATTTGAAAAATCAACAAGCTGTGGCAGATTTCTTTACACAAGAAAAACCAGATTATGTTTTTTTAGCAGCAGCAAAAGTTGGTGGAATCATTGCAAATAATACTTACAGAGGGGATTTTATATATGAAAACCTAATGATACAGAATAATGTGATTCATCAGGCATATTTAAATAATGTCAAAAAATTAATGTTTTTAGGCTCTTCATGTATTTATCCAAAAATGGCTCCTCAACCATTAAAAGAGGAATATATGCTTACAGGTGAATTGGAACCTACAAATGAGCCTTATGCAATTGCTAAAATTGCAGGGATTAAGATGTGTGACGCTTATAGAGATCAATTTGGATGTAATTTCATCTCAGTTATGCCAACAAATTTATACGGTCCTAATGATAATTATGATCTCAATAATTCACATGTTCTTCCAGCAATGCTTCGAAAATTTATTACTGCAAAACGTAATGGTGATTCATCTGTTACTATATGGGGAACAGGAAGTCCTAAAAGAGAATTTCTGCACGCAGATGATTTAGCTGAAGCTTGTCTGTTTTTAATGGAAAATTATAATGATTCAGGATTGGTGAATATAGGAGTTGGTGAAGATATTTCAATTTTGGACTTGGCAGTTTTAGTGAAGAAAGTTGTAGGATACCAAGGAGATATTGTAACAGATACTTCTAAACCTGACGGTACTCCACGAAAATTAATGGATGTTTCTAAATTAAATAGTTTTGGATGGAAGGCAAAAACAACTTTAGAACAAGGAATCCAAAAAGTTTATGATGAAATAAAAGATGTTGAGTGGAAATAAAATTTAAATAAATAAGGAATGCAGTATACAATATTGGCATTGATTTTAATGATATTGATGCTTCTTTATTTCAAAGTGGCAGATCATTTCAATATTATTGATAAACCCAATCAAAGAAGTTCGCACACAGAAATAACTTTAAGAGGAGGAGGAATCATTTTCTGGTTTTCTTCTTTACTATATTTTGTGCAGCATATTGAAAACAATTATTTCTTTTTTACAGGAATAACATTAGTGAGTTTAGTAAGCTTTTGGGATGACATTCAGAGTTTATCTAATAAAATTCGTATTGCTATACATTTCCTTGCGATAACTTTAATTTTTTATGATTTGGGATTGTTTCTTTCCGTAGAAATATGGGGAGTGGTTGTTGCTTATATTTTGGCTATCGGGCTTATCAATGCGTATAATTTCATGGATGGAATAAATGGAATAACAGGACTTTACACCTTAGCCGTCCTTGGAGCATTACTCTATGTAAATACAAAAGTTCAATTGTTTATTGACGGTTCTTTTATAAAATATGGAATGATTGCTAGCTTAGTTTTCCTATTTTTTAATTATAGAAAAAAGGCTAAATGTTTTGCAGGAGATGTAGGAAGTATTGCAATTGCATTTTGGATTATTTATTTGATTTTAAAGCTTATTCTATCAACAAGTTCTCTAATTTGGCTTTTATTTTTAGCCGTTTACGGAGTTGATGCTGTTTGTACAATCTTGCATCGTTTGTATTTGAAACAAAATATTTTTGAAGCACATCGTCTGCATTTATACCAAATTCTTAGTAACGAATATAAAATACAACATCGATTAGTTTCGCTTTATTATGCGCTGGTACAAGTTGGCGTGTCAATTGTAGTGATATTTCTGTATCACAAAGTAAATGATTTTATACTGTTTCCTATAGTCATTATTCCACTGCTTTTGATATACTCAATAAAATTTTATTTAATCAATAAAAATAATTTAAGAGTAACGGTATGAAACCGAAAGTAATAGAAGGAGGAAATTTTTCTGATCATAGAGGAACTATTTCTTATGTAAATGATTTTAATTTTAAAGATATTGAGAGATTTTATATAATTAGTAATTCTGATGAAAACCCAATACGTGCTTGGCAAGGACATAAATTGGATTCCAAAAATTTTTATTGTGTAAGCGGATCCTTTAAAATCCATTTTATAAAAATCGATAATTGGGAGAAACCTTCAAAAGATTTGACCATTGAAACGGTAATTGTATCTGAATTTGATAGTAAAATCGTTCATGTTCCTGCGGGCTATGCTAATGCCATTGAATCATTAGAAAAAAACTCAAAATTAATATCATTTTCTACTTTGCCATTAGCTAATGTAAAAGAAGATGATGCTCGATATCCATCTGATTATTGGAATTTAAATGAGTAGAATATATTTATCATTATCAAAGCAAAGTGGTTTTGAAATGGAATATGTTGAAAAAGCACTGAGGTCTAGTTGGATTACTTCCGGAGGGCCTAATGTAAATGATTTTGAAGTCGAACTTCAGAACTATTTCGGAAAAGATTCACTGGTTACCGCATTAAATTCTGGAACATCTGCTATTCATTTAGCATTAATATTGTTAGGAGTAAAAGCTGGAGATGAAGTGATTTGTCAAAGTTTAACATTTTCTGCTTGTGCAAATCCTATTTTGTATCAGGGAGCTACACCAATTTTCGTTGATAGTGAAAATGAAACTTGGAATATTTGTCCAGATAATCTTGAAATTGCAATAAAAGACAGATTAAAAAAAGGAAGAAAGCCCAAAGCAATAATAGCAGTTCATTTATATGGAATGCCTTATAAGATAGATGAAATTCATGCTATCGCAGATCGTTATGAAATTCCTGTTATAGAAGATAGTGCAGAGGCATTAGGGAGTAGTTACAAAGGGAAAAAATGCGGAACATTTGGTCATTTTGGAATATTTTCATTTAATGGCAATAAAATAATAACAACATCAAGCGGGGGGGCTCTAGTGTCTAATTCTAATGAATTAAAACAAAAAGCTATTTTTTATGCCACACAATCAAAAGATAATGCGATTCATTATCAACATAGCGAAATAGGTTATAATTACAGAATGAGTAATATTTGTGCAGGTATTGGACTAGGACAAATAAAAACACTCGAAGGAAATATCACAGCAAGAAGAAATAATCATTCTTTTTATAAAAATCTGTTTAAATCCATTCAAGAGGTTGAACTCTTTGAAACTAAAAGTGAAGATTACTTTTCTAATTATTGGTTAACTACAATTGTGGTAAATTCTGATCAAGCTAAATACAGTAATTATAATCTTATGAAAGCTTTTGAAGAAAAAGATATAGAAACAAGACCCATTTGGAAACCCATGCATTTACAACCAGTTTTTGAGAAATATCCCTATTATGGTAATAAAGTATCTGAAAAATTGTTTGAATGTGGTCTTTGCCTTCCTTCAGGATCCAATCTCACAGATGAAGATAAAGATAGAATTGGAAATGTGGTTAAAACCTTTTTTAATAAATAAACAAAAAAGTAGAGTATATTTCATATGAAAATTGAAGAAACATTTATAAAAGATTTAGTAATTATTGAACCTACCGTTTTTGGAGATGAAAGAGGATATTTTTTTGAATCTTATAGTAAAACAAAATTTGAAGATCTAGGAATTAATATTGATTTTGTTCAAGATAATCAATCATTTTCTAAATATGGAACTTTGAGAGGATTACATTATCAAAATCCTCCTTTTGCTCAAACCAAATTAGTACGAGTTTTAGAAGGTGAAATTATTGATGTTGCTGTAGATCTAAGAAAAGATTCACCTACTTACGGAAAATCTTTTAGTATTTTACTTTCATCAGAAAACAAAAAGCAATTATTAGTTCCACAAGGATTTGCCCATGGATTTTCAGTAATAAGTGAGACTGCATCTGTTATGTATAAATGCGATCAATTTTATAACAAAGCTTCAGAAGGTGGAATTAAGTATGATGATCTTTCCTTAAATATTGATTGGGGAATGGATTTGAAAGATGCTATAGTTTCTGAAAAAGACCAAATTCTTCCTTTTATAGAAAACTGTAATAGTCTCTTTTAATGAAAAAAATTCTTGTAACGGGATCAACAGGACAATTAGGCTCTGAATTAGCTGAATTATCCGCACAGTACCCAAAATATCAGTGGATATTTGCAGATAGAACTAAAATCACTTTAGATGATTTAAAACTTCTGAATAATCAATTGAATGAAATTCAACCTGACATTATCTTAAATGGAGGGGCTTATACAGCAGTTGATAAAGCAGAAACAGACAAAGAATTGGCTTTTAAAATTAATCATCTTGCTGTTGAAGTAATAGCACGCTATACAGCAGAAAATAATGTGAAATTAATACATGTTTCAACAGATTATGTTTTTGATGGTTCATCTTCAACTGCTTTAGATGAAAAAGCTGAAACAAATCCCATTAATGTTTATGGCGAAAGTAAATTGGCTGGTGAAATTGCATGTATGCAGCAAAATCCAGATTCAATTATTATAAGAACCTCATGGGTGTACAGTAAATATGGAAACAATTTTGTTAAAACCATGCAAAGATTAATGGACCAAAGAGATGAACTTAATGTAGTAAATGATCAGATTGGATCACCTACATATGCCGCTGATTTAGCACAGGCGATGGTAACTATATTTGAGTCAGCTGAATGGATTCCAGGAATATATAACTTTTCAAATGAAGGAGAAATAAGTTGGTATGAATTTGCGTTGGCAATAAAAGAATTTGGAGGATACAAGTGTAATATTGAAGGAATACCAACTTCAGAATATCCTACACCAGCAAAACGCCCTAAGTTTTCATTACTAAACAAAGAAAAAATAAAATTAATTTATAATTTGGATGTTCCTTATTATAAAGAGAGTTTGAAAAAAATGTTTGTATAAACTGATTTCGAATAATCTTTAAAAATTAAAAAATATTATGAAAGGAATAATTTTAGCAGGAGGTTCTGGCACACGTTTACACCCGTTGACATTAGCTATGAGTAAACAAATGATGCCAGTATATGATAAACCTATGATTTATTATCCATTGTCAACTTTGATGATGTCTGGAATCAATGAAATATTAATCATTTCAACTCCGCATGATTTACCAAATTTTAAAAAATTATTAGGTGACGGTTCTAGTCTAGGATGCAAATTTAGTTATGCAGAACAAGCTGTTCCTAATGGTTTGGCACAAGCCTTTGTAATTGGAGAAGAATTTATTGGAGACGATGATGTTGCACTAATTCTGGGAGATAATATATTTTTCGGATCTAATATGCAGGAATTATTGAAATCAAATACTAAACCTCAAGGAGGAGTAGTTTTTGCCTATCACGTTTCAGATCCAGAACGTTATGGAGTAGTTGAATTTGATGAAAATTTAAACGCCATTTCTATTGAAGAAAAGCCAGAAAATCCTAAATCTCATTTTGCAGTGCCAGGATTGTATTTTTACGATAATTCTGTAGTCGAAATTGCAAAAAACATTAAGCCAAGTGCTCGTGGTGAATATGAAATTACCGATGTAAATAAAATATATTTAGAAAGAAAAAAATTAAAAGTGGGTATATTAAGCCGAGGAACTGCATGGCTTGACACAGGTACATTTAATAGTTTGATGCAGGCTGGACAATTTGTTCAGGTTCTTGAAGAAAGACAAGGATTAAAAGTTGGATGTATTGAAGAAATAGCTTGGAGACAAGGATTTATAAATGATAAACAACTGGAAGATTTAGCATTACCATTGGTAAAATCTGGATATGGATCGTACTTAATTGAATTTTTAAAACAAAAGAAAAATAATATAGGAGTTTAATTTTCCTTGAAAATACTTTTTTGAATTCTTTAATTCGTATTTTTGTTTATTATACAAGTTTTTAAAACTAACACTAAACCAAATTGGATACAGATAAATCAACCAAATTAGCATCTTTGTTGTACAATTCCTTTTCGCCAAGGAATTTAAGGGCTAATATTAATAACCTAAGTTATCTACCTAGATGGATAATTGTTGGTATTGATATAATGGTGCTTATTTTTTCCTTCACCTTTACATATATGTTGTTTGAAGGAACAGCATTGGGTTATATTATTATTTCTCATGACTTTTATTTTGTTGCGAGTTTAATAATTGTCAATGTATTTTTCTTTTGGCTTTTTAGGACTTACTCGGGAATTATCAGGCACTCCTCATATATAGATGCCATAAAACTGTTGTTTTCTCAAATGTCAGTTTTAGTGTTTTTTTTATTTTTCAATTTAGTTTTTGAGTTATATTCTGGACACAAAGCATTTCTTAATACGGCACTTTTTATCAATTTAGTGCTTTCTTTCTGCGGATTGTTTCTGTATCGTGTAATTGTAAAACAAACTTTCGAATTATACTTTTCTGAAAAAACGAATTCAAAACTTATTAGGACAGTTATTTACGGAACTGACGCCAATGCCATTTCTGTAGCTAATGCATTAAAATTTGAAACACCATCACGATTTAAAATTGTTGGTTTCGTAGATAAGAACAATCAAAATGCCTCTAAGCGAATGCTGGATTTGCCTATTTTGATATTACGAAAAAAACTACCAGCTCTAATGCGTTCTGTAGCTGCAGAAGGAGTAATCATAGCCGATAAAAGTTTAACAAAAGATGAGCAATTAATTATAGTTGATCAATGTCTTGAATTTAATTACAGGGTTTACACGGTTCCTTTGATTTCTGACTGGGAAAATCAAAAAGAGATTTCTCAAAAAGTAAAAAATATTCAAATTGAAGATTTACTAGAAAGAAAACCAATTGTATTAGATAGTAAGTCAATTTCGAAACAATTAAAAGATAAAACCATTCTTATTACAGGTGCAGCAGGTTCTATAGGAAGTGAAATCGTAAGACAGGTACTGGGTTTTAATCCAAAAACCGTTATCATTTTAGATCATGCAGAAACTCCTTTGCATAATCTTTGTCTAGAAACTTTGAGTATGAACTCAACAGCTAAAATTGTGGCTGTAATAACTGATATAAAAAGCAAAAAAGCATTAGAAAAAGTATTTAAAAACTACAATCCACATGTAGTTTTTCATGCTGCGGCTTATAAGCATGTTCCTTTGATGGAAGAAAATCCATCACAAGCTATTTTGACTAATATAAAAGGGACAAAAAATTTAGCAGATTTAGCTTGTAAGTATCATGTTAAGAAATTTGTAATGGTTTCGACAGATAAAGCTGTGAATCCTAGTAACGTGATGGGAGCAAGCAAGCGTATAGCCGAAAAGTATGTACAGTCTTTATTCTTAAAAAATCAAAAAGAAAATATACCTGGCGTAACAAAGTTCATTACAACGCGTTTTGGAAATGTACTAGGTTCAAATGGATCTGTTGTTCCTTTATTTACTAAACAAATAGCTGAAGGAGGACC
This is a stretch of genomic DNA from Flavobacterium endoglycinae. It encodes these proteins:
- a CDS encoding WxcM-like domain-containing protein, which produces MKPKVIEGGNFSDHRGTISYVNDFNFKDIERFYIISNSDENPIRAWQGHKLDSKNFYCVSGSFKIHFIKIDNWEKPSKDLTIETVIVSEFDSKIVHVPAGYANAIESLEKNSKLISFSTLPLANVKEDDARYPSDYWNLNE
- a CDS encoding GDP-L-fucose synthase family protein encodes the protein MRLNDKIYVAGHRGMVGSAILRKLKAQGFTNFILKTSSELDLKNQQAVADFFTQEKPDYVFLAAAKVGGIIANNTYRGDFIYENLMIQNNVIHQAYLNNVKKLMFLGSSCIYPKMAPQPLKEEYMLTGELEPTNEPYAIAKIAGIKMCDAYRDQFGCNFISVMPTNLYGPNDNYDLNNSHVLPAMLRKFITAKRNGDSSVTIWGTGSPKREFLHADDLAEACLFLMENYNDSGLVNIGVGEDISILDLAVLVKKVVGYQGDIVTDTSKPDGTPRKLMDVSKLNSFGWKAKTTLEQGIQKVYDEIKDVEWK
- a CDS encoding MraY family glycosyltransferase, whose translation is MQYTILALILMILMLLYFKVADHFNIIDKPNQRSSHTEITLRGGGIIFWFSSLLYFVQHIENNYFFFTGITLVSLVSFWDDIQSLSNKIRIAIHFLAITLIFYDLGLFLSVEIWGVVVAYILAIGLINAYNFMDGINGITGLYTLAVLGALLYVNTKVQLFIDGSFIKYGMIASLVFLFFNYRKKAKCFAGDVGSIAIAFWIIYLILKLILSTSSLIWLLFLAVYGVDAVCTILHRLYLKQNIFEAHRLHLYQILSNEYKIQHRLVSLYYALVQVGVSIVVIFLYHKVNDFILFPIVIIPLLLIYSIKFYLINKNNLRVTV
- a CDS encoding DegT/DnrJ/EryC1/StrS family aminotransferase: MSRIYLSLSKQSGFEMEYVEKALRSSWITSGGPNVNDFEVELQNYFGKDSLVTALNSGTSAIHLALILLGVKAGDEVICQSLTFSACANPILYQGATPIFVDSENETWNICPDNLEIAIKDRLKKGRKPKAIIAVHLYGMPYKIDEIHAIADRYEIPVIEDSAEALGSSYKGKKCGTFGHFGIFSFNGNKIITTSSGGALVSNSNELKQKAIFYATQSKDNAIHYQHSEIGYNYRMSNICAGIGLGQIKTLEGNITARRNNHSFYKNLFKSIQEVELFETKSEDYFSNYWLTTIVVNSDQAKYSNYNLMKAFEEKDIETRPIWKPMHLQPVFEKYPYYGNKVSEKLFECGLCLPSGSNLTDEDKDRIGNVVKTFFNK
- a CDS encoding polysaccharide biosynthesis protein, translating into MDTDKSTKLASLLYNSFSPRNLRANINNLSYLPRWIIVGIDIMVLIFSFTFTYMLFEGTALGYIIISHDFYFVASLIIVNVFFFWLFRTYSGIIRHSSYIDAIKLLFSQMSVLVFFLFFNLVFELYSGHKAFLNTALFINLVLSFCGLFLYRVIVKQTFELYFSEKTNSKLIRTVIYGTDANAISVANALKFETPSRFKIVGFVDKNNQNASKRMLDLPILILRKKLPALMRSVAAEGVIIADKSLTKDEQLIIVDQCLEFNYRVYTVPLISDWENQKEISQKVKNIQIEDLLERKPIVLDSKSISKQLKDKTILITGAAGSIGSEIVRQVLGFNPKTVIILDHAETPLHNLCLETLSMNSTAKIVAVITDIKSKKALEKVFKNYNPHVVFHAAAYKHVPLMEENPSQAILTNIKGTKNLADLACKYHVKKFVMVSTDKAVNPSNVMGASKRIAEKYVQSLFLKNQKENIPGVTKFITTRFGNVLGSNGSVVPLFTKQIAEGGPVTITHQDIIRYFMTIPEACQLVLEAGAMGNGGEIYIFDMGKPVKIIDLAKKMIKLAGFIPDKEIKIKIVGLRPGEKLYEELLNDTSKTLPTYHNKIMIAQEIQDGYEDLHTDIDELIGIADFYDNEDIVAKMKKIVPEFKSMNSAFEVLDK
- the rfbD gene encoding dTDP-4-dehydrorhamnose reductase, with product MKKILVTGSTGQLGSELAELSAQYPKYQWIFADRTKITLDDLKLLNNQLNEIQPDIILNGGAYTAVDKAETDKELAFKINHLAVEVIARYTAENNVKLIHVSTDYVFDGSSSTALDEKAETNPINVYGESKLAGEIACMQQNPDSIIIRTSWVYSKYGNNFVKTMQRLMDQRDELNVVNDQIGSPTYAADLAQAMVTIFESAEWIPGIYNFSNEGEISWYEFALAIKEFGGYKCNIEGIPTSEYPTPAKRPKFSLLNKEKIKLIYNLDVPYYKESLKKMFV
- the rfbA gene encoding glucose-1-phosphate thymidylyltransferase RfbA: MKGIILAGGSGTRLHPLTLAMSKQMMPVYDKPMIYYPLSTLMMSGINEILIISTPHDLPNFKKLLGDGSSLGCKFSYAEQAVPNGLAQAFVIGEEFIGDDDVALILGDNIFFGSNMQELLKSNTKPQGGVVFAYHVSDPERYGVVEFDENLNAISIEEKPENPKSHFAVPGLYFYDNSVVEIAKNIKPSARGEYEITDVNKIYLERKKLKVGILSRGTAWLDTGTFNSLMQAGQFVQVLEERQGLKVGCIEEIAWRQGFINDKQLEDLALPLVKSGYGSYLIEFLKQKKNNIGV
- the rfbC gene encoding dTDP-4-dehydrorhamnose 3,5-epimerase, which produces MKIEETFIKDLVIIEPTVFGDERGYFFESYSKTKFEDLGINIDFVQDNQSFSKYGTLRGLHYQNPPFAQTKLVRVLEGEIIDVAVDLRKDSPTYGKSFSILLSSENKKQLLVPQGFAHGFSVISETASVMYKCDQFYNKASEGGIKYDDLSLNIDWGMDLKDAIVSEKDQILPFIENCNSLF